A single window of Watersipora subatra chromosome 9, tzWatSuba1.1, whole genome shotgun sequence DNA harbors:
- the LOC137405087 gene encoding protein giant-like, which yields MTENPKSGLLTSWLTSDRQTDCSSTGGNSSHDSSGAAFTVSMAADSAISSVVPSTFAANKGGSRKMTADKTADEKYREKRNRNNAAAKRSRDSKQAKLDSTDVHVSFLKRELGVETRKAQIEAQIMYYQAELSKVDNANSTVPHQLPLDHK from the coding sequence atgacTGAAAATCCCAAATCAGGCTTGCTAACTTCATGGCtgacttcagacagacagaccgACTGTTCCTCAACAGGCGGTAATTCATCTCATGACTCATCAGGGGCCGCATTTACAGTTTCTATGGCTGCCGACAGCGCTATATCTAGTGTTGTTCCATCAACCTTTGCTGCCAATAAAGGAGGAAGCCGAAAGATGACAGCAGACAAAACAGCGGATGAAAAATACCGAGAAAAAAGAAATAGAAACAATGCAGCAGCGAAGCGCTCAAGAGACTCGAAGCAAGCAAAGTTGGACAGCACAGACGTTCATGTCAGCTTTCTCAAAAGAGAACTTGGAGTTGAAACGAGAAAAGCGCAAATAGAAGCACAGATAATGTATTATCAGGCAGAGCTCAGCAAAGTAGATAATGCTAACAGCACAGTACCTCATCAGCTTCCTCTCGACCACAAATAA
- the LOC137405088 gene encoding uncharacterized protein — MDVTNHSYCMDVTNHSYYMDVNNHSYYMDVTNHSYYMDVTNHSYCMDVTNHSYYMDVTNHSYCMDVTNHSYYMDVNNHSYCMDVNNHSYYMDVTNHSYYMDVTNHSYCMDVTNHSYYMDVNNHSYYMDVTNHSYYMDVTSHSYCMDVTNHSYYMDVNNHSYCMDVTNHSYYMDVNNHSYYMDVINHSYYMDVTNHSYYMDVTNHSYYMDVTNHSYCMDVNNHSYYMDVTNHSYCMDVTNHSYYMDVTNHSYCMDVTNHSYYMDVTNHSYCMDVTNHSYYMDVTNHSYCMDVTNHSYYMDVINHSYYMDVINHSYYMDVINHSYYMDVINHSYCMDVTNHSYYMDVINHSYYMDVINHSYYMDVINHSYYMDVINHSYCMDVTNHSYCMDVTNHSYYMDVTNHSYCMDVTNHSYYMDVTNHSYYMDVINHSYYMDVINHSYYMDVINHSYYMDVINHSYYMDVINHSYYMDVINHSYYMDVTNHSYCMDVINHSYYMDVINHSYYMDVINHSYYMDVINHSYYMDVINLVLQKKITHK, encoded by the coding sequence ATGGATGTAACCAACCACAGCTACTGTATGGATGTAACCAACCACAGCTACTATATGGATGTAAACAACCACAGCTACTATATGGATGTAACCAACCACAGCTACTATATGGATGTAACCAACCACAGCTACTGTATGGATGTAACCAACCACAGCTACTATATGGATGTAACCAACCACAGCTACTGTATGGATGTAACCAACCACAGCTACTATATGGATGTAAACAACCACAGCTACTGTATGGATGTAAACAACCACAGCTACTATATGGATGTAACCAACCACAGCTACTATATGGATGTAACCAACCACAGCTACTGTATGGATGTAACCAACCACAGCTACTATATGGATGTAAACAACCACAGCTACTATATGGATGTAACCAACCACAGCTACTATATGGATGTAACCAGCCACAGCTACTGTATGGATGTAACCAACCACAGCTACTATATGGATGTAAACAACCACAGCTACTGTATGGATGTAACCAACCACAGCTACTATATGGATGTAAACAACCACAGCTACTATATGGATGTAATCAACCACAGCTACTATATGGATGTAACCAACCACAGCTACTATATGGATGTAACCAACCACAGCTACTATATGGATGTAACCAACCACAGCTACTGTATGGATGTAAACAACCACAGCTACTATATGGATGTAACCAACCACAGCTACTGTATGGATGTAACCAACCACAGCTACTATATGGATGTAACCAACCACAGCTACTGTATGGATGTAACCAACCACAGCTACTATATGGATGTAACCAACCACAGCTACTGTATGGATGTAACCAACCACAGCTACTATATGGATGTAACCAACCACAGCTACTGTATGGATGTAACCAACCACAGCTACTATATGGATGTAATCAACCACAGCTACTATATGGATGTAATCAACCACAGCTACTATATGGATGTAATCAACCACAGCTACTATATGGATGTAATCAACCACAGCTACTGTATGGATGTAACCAACCACAGCTACTATATGGATGTAATCAACCACAGCTACTATATGGATGTAATCAACCACAGCTACTATATGGATGTAATCAACCACAGCTACTATATGGATGTAATCAACCACAGCTACTGTATGGATGTAACCAACCACAGCTACTGTATGGATGTAACCAACCACAGCTACTATATGGATGTAACCAACCACAGCTACTGTATGGATGTAACCAACCACAGCTACTATATGGATGTAACCAACCACAGCTACTATATGGATGTAATCAACCACAGCTACTATATGGATGTAATCAACCACAGCTACTATATGGATGTAATCAACCACAGCTACTATATGGATGTAATCAACCACAGCTACTATATGGATGTAATCAACCACAGCTACTATATGGATGTAATCAACCACAGCTACTATATGGATGTAACCAACCACAGCTACTGTATGGATGTAATCAACCACAGCTACTATATGGATGTAATCAACCACAGCTACTATATGGATGTAATCAACCACAGCTACTATATGGATGTAATCAACCACAGCTACTATATGGATGTAATCAACTTGGTTTTACAAAAGAAAATAACTCATAAATAG